Proteins from one Catenuloplanes atrovinosus genomic window:
- a CDS encoding bifunctional SulP family inorganic anion transporter/carbonic anhydrase, giving the protein MAIFKHLRVSDGVAAQGDGKLPAGDPDPPPAADGAHGPPVTNEPGSTKAWTWRGDFGASLVVVLIAVPLSLGIAVASDAPLVAGLISAVVGGIVGGLIGGSAVQVSGPAAGLTVIVAGLVQTYGWAATCAIVAAAGVLQLVLGLSRVARAALAVSPAVIHGMLAGVGVVIALSQLHIVLGGTPQSSALDNLVELPGQLASNHTLTVATGLLTLAVLIAWPRLPQRVRVVPAPLAAIAAGTGVAAVLGWDVARVDLPSDPLAALAAPQWPDASWTSVAGAVIAVALVASVESLLCAVAMDRLHDGPRVNLDRELTGQGAANLTAGLLGGLPIAGVVVRSTANAKAGARSRRATVMHGVWVLVLALVAAPAIELIPLGALAALLVAIGVQMVNLSHLRGVHRHGELPVYLLTMAGVVALGLFEGVLIGLGCALLLTIRRLASIAVRVTPQHGGPVRVAVDGSLTFLSVPALLRALTAVPEKAVVDLSLNIDFMDHAGVTAIDDWRTGYERSGGTVRIDEVREHWYAPGRSGLPRPVRRTPPVRNRAAWHPLAATLSGRRQLEEGTEEYQSHVAPLVRPLFSELAHGQRPTHLFITCADSRLVPNMITSSGPGDLFTVRNVGNLVPRHGEADPNDSTIAAIEYALAVLPIKTITVCGHSACGAMDALLTPERAGNMPYLSGWLRHGSHSLDRLATRPDGPDRLDRLGRENVLQQLDNLRTHPAVAAREAAGELELCGGYFEIAEGRLHILSPAARVPV; this is encoded by the coding sequence ATGGCGATTTTTAAGCATTTAAGGGTATCTGACGGCGTTGCCGCGCAGGGCGACGGCAAGCTCCCGGCCGGCGATCCGGACCCGCCACCGGCGGCCGACGGCGCGCACGGGCCGCCCGTTACCAACGAGCCGGGCTCCACAAAGGCCTGGACCTGGCGGGGTGATTTCGGCGCCTCGCTGGTCGTGGTGCTGATCGCCGTGCCGCTCTCGCTCGGCATCGCGGTCGCGTCCGACGCCCCGCTGGTCGCCGGCCTGATCAGCGCCGTGGTCGGCGGCATCGTCGGCGGCCTGATCGGCGGCTCGGCCGTACAGGTCAGCGGCCCGGCGGCCGGCCTGACCGTGATCGTGGCCGGCCTGGTACAGACCTACGGATGGGCCGCGACCTGCGCGATCGTCGCCGCGGCCGGCGTCCTGCAGCTCGTCCTCGGCCTGTCCCGCGTGGCCCGCGCCGCGCTCGCGGTGTCGCCCGCGGTCATCCACGGCATGCTGGCCGGTGTCGGCGTGGTCATCGCGCTCTCCCAGCTGCACATCGTGCTCGGCGGCACGCCGCAGAGCTCCGCGCTGGACAACCTCGTCGAGCTGCCGGGGCAGCTCGCCTCCAACCACACCCTGACGGTCGCCACCGGACTGCTCACGCTGGCCGTGCTGATCGCCTGGCCGCGGCTGCCGCAGCGGGTACGGGTCGTACCGGCGCCACTCGCGGCCATCGCGGCCGGCACCGGCGTCGCGGCCGTGCTCGGCTGGGACGTGGCCCGCGTCGACCTGCCCTCGGACCCGCTCGCCGCGCTGGCCGCACCACAGTGGCCGGACGCGAGCTGGACGTCCGTCGCGGGCGCCGTGATCGCGGTCGCGCTGGTCGCGAGCGTCGAGTCGCTGCTCTGCGCGGTGGCGATGGACCGGCTGCACGACGGCCCGCGCGTCAACCTGGACCGGGAGCTGACCGGCCAGGGCGCCGCGAACCTGACCGCGGGCCTGCTCGGCGGCCTGCCGATCGCCGGCGTGGTGGTCCGCAGCACCGCGAACGCGAAGGCCGGCGCGCGCAGCCGCCGCGCCACCGTCATGCACGGCGTCTGGGTGCTGGTGCTCGCGCTGGTCGCGGCGCCCGCGATCGAGCTGATCCCGCTGGGCGCGCTGGCCGCGCTGCTGGTCGCGATCGGCGTGCAGATGGTCAACCTCTCCCACCTGCGCGGCGTGCACCGGCACGGCGAACTGCCGGTCTACCTGCTCACCATGGCCGGCGTGGTCGCGCTCGGCCTGTTCGAGGGCGTGCTGATCGGGCTCGGCTGCGCGCTGCTGCTCACCATCCGCCGGCTGGCGTCCATCGCCGTGCGGGTCACGCCGCAGCACGGCGGCCCGGTGCGGGTCGCGGTGGACGGCTCGCTGACATTCCTCAGCGTGCCGGCGCTGCTGCGGGCGCTCACGGCCGTACCCGAGAAGGCGGTTGTCGATCTTTCGTTGAACATCGATTTCATGGACCACGCCGGCGTCACCGCGATCGACGACTGGCGCACCGGGTACGAGCGGAGCGGCGGGACCGTCCGCATCGACGAGGTGCGCGAGCACTGGTACGCGCCGGGCCGGTCCGGACTGCCGCGACCGGTGCGGCGCACGCCGCCGGTGCGCAACCGCGCGGCCTGGCACCCGCTCGCCGCCACGCTCTCCGGCCGCCGCCAGCTGGAGGAGGGCACCGAGGAGTACCAGTCGCACGTGGCGCCGCTGGTCCGGCCGCTGTTCAGCGAGCTGGCCCACGGGCAGCGACCCACCCACCTCTTCATCACCTGCGCCGACTCGCGCCTGGTGCCCAACATGATCACGTCGAGCGGGCCGGGCGATCTGTTCACGGTCCGTAACGTCGGTAACCTGGTGCCGCGGCACGGCGAGGCCGACCCGAACGACTCCACCATCGCCGCCATCGAGTACGCGCTCGCGGTGCTGCCGATCAAGACCATCACGGTCTGCGGCCACTCGGCCTGCGGCGCCATGGACGCGCTGCTCACGCCGGAGCGCGCGGGGAACATGCCGTACCTGAGCGGCTGGCTGCGGCACGGCTCGCACAGCCTCGACCGCCTCGCCACCCGGCCCGACGGCCCGGACCGCCTGGACCGGCTCGGCCGCGAGAACGTGCTCCAGCAGCTCGACAACCTGCGCACCCACCCGGCGGTCGCGGCCCGCGAGGCGGCCGGGGAACTGGAGCTGTGCGGCGGCTACTTCGAGATCGCGGAGGGTCGCCTGCACATCCTCTCGCCGGCCGCCAGGGTCCCCGTCTAG